Within the Methanobrevibacter sp. genome, the region TTCCGCCGACATTTATTATCACGTTATCACTTACTATATCTGGTGACATTAACATTTCTTATTTGTGTTTTGACCAGCATCATACACCAACTCTGATAAACAATAACTGTTCAAGACAACATTTTTAATTCTATACATTCACCAATATTTTTATTTTATATCTGAATATATGTTAAAATTCTACGATTTGAACGAATTTCCAAAACTTTAATTACTGAAGAAAATAAAATTATTATTCGTAGTGAGAGAAAAGTAGTAGATAATTTCGTGACTATTTGCATAACAATAATTACTATAGGAACAATACATTTTATCATATTTCCCATATCCATACCACCTAATTTATTATTTAAATTACTATTATTATCTAAAACTGAATCTGAAGGATGATTAGATTTTTGTTTATTTCCGTGTTTAATTGGAGTACCACAATTAGTGCAAAAATCAGAACCTTCTTCTAATTTAGAACCACAATTTGAACAATAATTTGCCATGAGATTACCCCCATTATTTAGATTTTATATTAAAGACAACATAAATATATTACTATTATGTGTTCTTGTTGATCATGGATTGCCAAAATGGTGAGCTGTTTTTTCATGTAAAAATCATAACTGACCTATTTTAATACTACTTTTTACATATATTTATGATAGGTGTTTTATGTTTTTACAAAATATTTCTAAATTTATATCAAACTATCGCTATGAACAAGCAACTGTGGAATCACTAACTACTGTAAAAGCTGCTTTTTTAGATTTTTTTGGAGTAACATATAGAGGAATGGGTGAAGAAGCACCAAATATTGCTTTAAATACTGTTGGAGAAATATTTCAAGCAAAATTTGACTCAAAACTAACTGCATCAATAATTGGCCAAAATATAAAAACAGACATTTTAAGCGCTGCATTCGTTAACGGTATCGCAGCACATGTTTTGGAATTGGACGATGGTCACAGAGGTGCTCAGCTTCACTTGGGTGCTGTAATATTCCCAACAGCTCTTGCAATCTCAGAAGCTTATGACTTGACAGGTAAAGAATTTCTGGAAGGAGTTATTGTAGGTTATGAAGTTGGAATATTACTTGGACAACTTGTAAATCCAGATCATAGAAACAAGGGATTCCATACAACTGGAACAATTGGAACATTCATTGCAGGTGTAGTCGCTTCTAAATTGTTAAAACTTGATGAAAATCAAACATTGAATGCGTTAGGTTTATGTGGAACTCAGGCAGCAGGTCTCTTGGAATCTGACCACAGTGGATCCATGGGTAAAGTTTTGCATGTTGGAAAAGCAGCATATAATGGTATTTTATCTGCATTCCTTGCAAGAAACGGTTTTACTGGTAGTGGAACTATCTTTGAAGGTGATGAAGGATTCCTAAAAACAATGGTTCTTGACAATACTGATTATGATATGGGTGAGTTCTCTTTTGAAAATGCACTAAAAAACATTGGAAAGGTAAGAGTTCGAGATATTTACTTTAAAAAATATCCATTCTGTAGACACTTACACTCTTCAATCGATACTGCATTAAAACTTAAAGCAAGTATTGGGGATGAATATAATCATATTCAAAATGTGGCTGTTAAGACATATAAAGTAGCAGCAGAACATAATAATTTCCATCCTAAAAACTTGGAAGAATTAAAACAGAGCCTTCCTTATGCAGTTGCTATTTCACTTGTTGTTGGTGAAGCTAGTGTTGACAAAATTAACCAACTAATCGAATTTGGTCTTTTGGAGAATTATTCAACAGTTGATGATGTGAATGCCATTAAAAATATAGTGAATGGAATGATTGTATTATCAGACGATAAATTAAATGAACTGTACCCTGCTAAAAGACCTTCAAATGTTATTATTAAATTAGATGATGTTTTCAGAAATGGAATATTTCAGAATATCACATTCCTTCCAAAAGGAGATTTTGAAAATCCTATTCAGTTAAGAGAGTTAATAGACAAATTTAAAGGTTTAAATCCTCATTATAACATTAAAAACTTAACAGTCATTGATTCTCTTGAAGATTATACAATGAAGTATGTTGTTCGCAAATTAAATGAGTAGATATTATGGATGATACAAAAAAATTCCTTAAGAAAATAGGTATTAATGAAGTTTCAGATGGTTTCAAATCAGATAAAAGGTTTGGTGATGGTGGACAGTACCGTTTTGAAGTTCCAGGGATACAATCTCCAAAAACAATGGAAGCTTTACTAAAAGAATCAATCAAACAGGATATTTTTATTCACAGGGTAACTCAAACCAAAGGAATAATGATGTTGACTGATGGTGAAATCAAAAGAATGGCTGATTTGGCTATTGACTATGGATGTGAATTGTTTTTGGCGGTAGGTCCAAGAGCAACATATGATACTTCTGCAACAGTCCATACAAAAGAAGGAAGCAGAATTGGATATCGTCTTAGAGGTTATGATAATCTTGTTTATGCAATTGAAGATGTAAAAAGGGCTTGCAGACTCGGAGTTCGTGGAATATTATTATATGATGAAGGATTGCTTTGGGTATTAAATCAAATGAGAGAAGATGGTGAAATCCCAGGTAATGTTCATTTTAAATTGTCAGCTCATGCAGGTCATTCTAATCCAGCATCTGCAAAATTACTTGAATCACAGGGACTCAATTCACTTAATCCTGTAAGGGATTTGCAAATTCCAATGCTTGCAGCTATTAGGGATGCATGCGATATTGCAATTGATTTGCATACTGAAAATCCAAAGTCAACCGGTGGATTCATAAGACATTATGAAGTTCCTAAATTCATTAAAGTTGCATCTCCAGTCTATTTAAAAACTGGTGGATCAGTTGCAGCAAATCATAATTGGGATACAACAGAAAAAGAGGCAATAGCACGTATAAAACAGGTTTCACTTGTAAAAAGGATAATTGATGAATACTGTCCTGATGCAATTGTATCTCCTGCAAAATCTGATGATTTATCCACTCCAGAGTGATTACATGGATATTTTAGATAGTATTTCAAAAACAATCATAGATGCATCAACAACTCTTTCTCAAGACAAATTCAATGCATTAAAAAAATCTATTCAAACAGAAGATAATGAAAATGCCAAATGGGCATTGGAACAGATTTTAGAAAACTATAAAGTCGCTCAGAATATTAAATTTCCATTATGTGATGATACTGGAATTCCTCATGTTATAATTGAGATGGGGGAAGATAGGGAAATTTCAGGAACTCTGTTAAATCAAATCCATAATGGAATAGAATTGGGGTTAAACAATCTTCCGGCAAGACCAATGGCAGTAATTGGTGATGAAATCCAGAGAATTGAGCAAAGTGAAGGACTATTTGAAAAACCTGGAATGCTTCGTCCTGCATCAATATTGATTGACAATGCCAATGATGAGTCAACATATAAACGGAATATTGAACCTGATACACTTAATATTCATTTTTTACTTGAAGGGGGAGGCCCTGAAATCAGAGCCAAGACTTTAAGAGTATATCATAAAAGATCTTTTGATAATGTAATCAACACTGCATGTGAATGGCTTGAGGAATCTTTAAAAATGTTGGGATGTACACCATCAATTCCATCAATAGGTATAGGTAGAACACACTTTGAAGCGACATCTCTTCTTTTAAAATCCATTGCATATGGAAATCTTGACAATCAAAGTGAAACAGAAATGCAGATAACTCAAAGATTGAATGAAACTGGTATTGGTCCTATGGGTTTTGGTGGAAAAACTACAGTTTTAGGCACTTACTTGAATATTGGAAATCAAAGGGCAAGTGGTGTTAGGATAGTGTCAATCAGACCATCCTGCTTTGTTGAACCAAGAGTTGCAACATTAAAATTGTAAATCTTTATATATTATTTTTAACTTAATTTAATTAATTGATAAAATAGGTAGCGTAAAATGCAAGAAAATAATTTTAAAATTGATAGGCATTCTTTAAAAACAGCGATTTCACGTGTCGAAACAGATAAAATCGTTACAAGAGGTTATAATCAAAGAGATTTAATTGAAAAAATCAGATATGCTGATATGGTATTTTTACTTCTAAAAGGGAGGTTACCAACTGTTGGTGAGTCAAAAATCTTTAACCATGTTCTTGTTTCATTTTGTGACCATGGTGTAACTCCGCCAAGTACTCAGGCAGCACGTATTGTTGCTTCTTCAGGTTCTCCAATGAATTCTGCAATAGCAGGGGCATTATTGTCTTTTGGGCATAAACATGCAGGGGCTATTGAGAAAACAATGGAATTATACCAGTCAAAAATCAATTCATTGTATATAACTGATGATTCTGAAATCGACAATAAGCAGATTGCTAGTTTAGCTATTGAAATTTATCAAGATTATATCCTTAAAGACAAAAAGGTGCCTGGATTTGGTCATAGGTATCATAATGTCGATCCAAGAGCTGATAAACTGATGGAACTTGCAATTAAAGAAGGTTTCATTGGACCTCACATTAAATTGGCATTGGCTCTTGAAGACTTAATATATCAGAAAAAGCAAATTCGCTTAAACGTGGATGGTGCAAATGCAGCTATTTTATCTGATTTAGGTTTTACTCCAGACTTAGGATTAGGAGTATTTATAATAGGCAGGATTCCGGGAATCATTGCACATATTCATGAAGAACAAATGGATGAAGACGAATTTAGAAGATTTTGCGATCTTGATGATGTAATATATCAACAAAAAAGGTAGATAACATGGAATTTATAGACGTAATTAACGAAAGATACAGTGTAAGAGGATATTTAGACAAAGAAGTAGAACAAGAAAAACTTGAATATGTCTTAAAAGCAGCAACCATTGCTCCAACTGGAGTCAACAAACAACCGTTCAAGGTTTATGTAATTGATGCTAAAAAATATAAAGAGGAATTATCCAAAATCTACAAAGCATCATGGTTTGTTGAAGCACCATATGTCTTAGCTGTTGTAGCTTTAAGAAATGAAGCTTGGGTAAGACCATGGGATTCTAAAAACATCGCAGATATTGATGCAACCATTGTAATGGATCACATGATTCTTGCAGCTACTGATGTAGGACTTGGAACCTGTTATATTGGTGCATTCAAGAAAAACTATGCACATCAATTCTTGGAATTGGATGAAACTGAAGAAGCTGTATTGTTCACACCTCTCGGTTATCCTAATGCGGAACCTCGTGAAACTCCAAGAAAAGAATTAGATGAATTTGTAGTATACAAAGATTAAAAATGAAGTTATTTATTTTGCCTGCAGATAATTCAGAGGAGATGACCAAAATCTCTGAAGATTTATCTTTAAAAAAATTTAAGATTACTCAAACAGAAAGTAATTTTATTTTAATGCGTAGAAAAAGATATGGTAATATTTTAATTCATGTAATATGTTTAATTGTTGCCTTAGGGTATATTGGACCCGTTTTAATAATTAATGTTGCTTATTTTACCTATTCATATCTATGGGCTTCTCCAAATGTATTAATTACTACTGAGAAGTTAGATGATGAGGGTAATCCTTTGGAATTTAGTAATATGGATGAAATATTAAAGAAAGCTACTGCTATTCTATAATCTCATCTACACTATATTCTTCTATTTTTCTTATAACCAGTGGATTTTTAGCATTCACATATTCTGATTCTTCACCAATTTTTGCATCAATGAACACTTTATCGGCACCAGGTTCGCTGAATAATGAAATAATGTCTGAAATAAAATCATCGTAATCTTTTTGAATATTTGCATCGCTAAAGCCTAATCTTGGAAGTTCTGATGTCCAGAGATCATTTCCAGGTGAGAACTTTTTATCAACTACTTTTTCATCCTTGATTTCACTATCTAATGTAAGTGAAAAGTTACTGTTTAAAATTATCCAAACTGCACGTTCCATGTATATTAGTTTATATGAAATGATATAAATATTATGAAACTAAAATTAAAAATAGTGTTATTATGG harbors:
- a CDS encoding U32 family peptidase, producing the protein MDDTKKFLKKIGINEVSDGFKSDKRFGDGGQYRFEVPGIQSPKTMEALLKESIKQDIFIHRVTQTKGIMMLTDGEIKRMADLAIDYGCELFLAVGPRATYDTSATVHTKEGSRIGYRLRGYDNLVYAIEDVKRACRLGVRGILLYDEGLLWVLNQMREDGEIPGNVHFKLSAHAGHSNPASAKLLESQGLNSLNPVRDLQIPMLAAIRDACDIAIDLHTENPKSTGGFIRHYEVPKFIKVASPVYLKTGGSVAANHNWDTTEKEAIARIKQVSLVKRIIDEYCPDAIVSPAKSDDLSTPE
- a CDS encoding MmgE/PrpD family protein, which encodes MFLQNISKFISNYRYEQATVESLTTVKAAFLDFFGVTYRGMGEEAPNIALNTVGEIFQAKFDSKLTASIIGQNIKTDILSAAFVNGIAAHVLELDDGHRGAQLHLGAVIFPTALAISEAYDLTGKEFLEGVIVGYEVGILLGQLVNPDHRNKGFHTTGTIGTFIAGVVASKLLKLDENQTLNALGLCGTQAAGLLESDHSGSMGKVLHVGKAAYNGILSAFLARNGFTGSGTIFEGDEGFLKTMVLDNTDYDMGEFSFENALKNIGKVRVRDIYFKKYPFCRHLHSSIDTALKLKASIGDEYNHIQNVAVKTYKVAAEHNNFHPKNLEELKQSLPYAVAISLVVGEASVDKINQLIEFGLLENYSTVDDVNAIKNIVNGMIVLSDDKLNELYPAKRPSNVIIKLDDVFRNGIFQNITFLPKGDFENPIQLRELIDKFKGLNPHYNIKNLTVIDSLEDYTMKYVVRKLNE
- a CDS encoding zinc-ribbon domain-containing protein — its product is MANYCSNCGSKLEEGSDFCTNCGTPIKHGNKQKSNHPSDSVLDNNSNLNNKLGGMDMGNMIKCIVPIVIIVMQIVTKLSTTFLSLRIIILFSSVIKVLEIRSNRRILTYIQI
- a CDS encoding nitroreductase family protein, with amino-acid sequence MEFIDVINERYSVRGYLDKEVEQEKLEYVLKAATIAPTGVNKQPFKVYVIDAKKYKEELSKIYKASWFVEAPYVLAVVALRNEAWVRPWDSKNIADIDATIVMDHMILAATDVGLGTCYIGAFKKNYAHQFLELDETEEAVLFTPLGYPNAEPRETPRKELDEFVVYKD
- a CDS encoding fumarate hydratase, which gives rise to MDILDSISKTIIDASTTLSQDKFNALKKSIQTEDNENAKWALEQILENYKVAQNIKFPLCDDTGIPHVIIEMGEDREISGTLLNQIHNGIELGLNNLPARPMAVIGDEIQRIEQSEGLFEKPGMLRPASILIDNANDESTYKRNIEPDTLNIHFLLEGGGPEIRAKTLRVYHKRSFDNVINTACEWLEESLKMLGCTPSIPSIGIGRTHFEATSLLLKSIAYGNLDNQSETEMQITQRLNETGIGPMGFGGKTTVLGTYLNIGNQRASGVRIVSIRPSCFVEPRVATLKL
- a CDS encoding citryl-CoA lyase produces the protein MQENNFKIDRHSLKTAISRVETDKIVTRGYNQRDLIEKIRYADMVFLLLKGRLPTVGESKIFNHVLVSFCDHGVTPPSTQAARIVASSGSPMNSAIAGALLSFGHKHAGAIEKTMELYQSKINSLYITDDSEIDNKQIASLAIEIYQDYILKDKKVPGFGHRYHNVDPRADKLMELAIKEGFIGPHIKLALALEDLIYQKKQIRLNVDGANAAILSDLGFTPDLGLGVFIIGRIPGIIAHIHEEQMDEDEFRRFCDLDDVIYQQKR